The following are encoded together in the Daucus carota subsp. sativus chromosome 5, DH1 v3.0, whole genome shotgun sequence genome:
- the LOC108222915 gene encoding J domain-containing protein required for chloroplast accumulation response 1 isoform X1, producing the protein MKKENSRDNILLSYSARRTVEGRSALPVVSSDDIDFEDVFGGPPRRFSYHETTRYSSDGTMDGIETARSRSLSSGTPVFGERSGVNRRTQQSNKFFDDIFQGVKSRSGSGSAIMGLSEPFGTSLPAQFSLPSATLNKDVDNTTLASTGNFRKKEDTSNGISSSKYSLSRFSSQAEPGHDLTQSNRPRPTSDSVSPRNKESSYVTKSDDVGLKRSAKRDSDITEAPNGIEHSHFSIYNWAGGEAPLVRPSAVGIGLEVDENPSYLPEINISEKIKKEVPVVTDKTPKPVPKTLAQDDEEITTKTGGKVYEAKATKKSGSNVGTSNNVKKYDEKKIDLNSTEVNKGSTQRSSKIPEGNVKRSGVRGKVKNFVKKFNQETSSKPKSNLGSGSQSFRSERKANYIEVDSSNLGTSNIDAVMQLSNLNAMLDALFELDENVEQPEKHHSPMKSTVFTTIKTSLLQNDTSPSSESIPDDSEVRSDKLDDHFQAKNMVQDLSDNQVEFQPISKDQEANKTLDAEILKWSTGKEGNIRSLISTLQYILWAESGWKPVSLVDIIELNAVKKSYQKVLLCLHPDKLQQKGADPHQRYIAEKVFDILQVFLFLLRDLGFSYNASNYIYL; encoded by the exons ATGAAAAAGGAGAATAGCAGAGACAATATACTGCTGAGCTACTCAGCGCGAAGGACAGTGGAAGGTCGTAGCGCTTTACCAGTTGTAAGCTCAGATGATATTGACTTTGAAGATGTCTTTGGAGGTCCTCCAAGGAGGTTTTCATATCATGAGACAACAAGATACAGTTCAGATGGAACAATGGATGGTATAGAAACTGCGAGGTCTCGTAGTTTGAGTAGCGGAACACCAGTGTTTGGGGAAAGAAGTGGTGTGAACAGGAGGACTCAGCAGAGCAATAAGTTTTTTGATGACATATTCCAGGGTGTCAAATCTAGGTCCGGCTCTGGCTCAGCCATTATGGGGCTGTCTGAGCCGTTTGGGACTTCACTTCCTGCCCAATTCAG CCTTCCTTCTGCAACATTGAACAAAGATGTTGACAACACGACATTAGCATCGACTGGGAATTTTAGAAAGAAAGAAGATACTTCAAATGGAATCAGTTCCTCCAAATATTCTCTATCCAGATTCTCAAGCCAAGCTGAGCCAGGACATGATTTAACACAATCTAATCGTCCAAGACCAACTTCAGATTCTGTATCTCCAAGAAATAAGGAATCATCATATGTGACCAAGTCTGATGATGTAGGCTTAAAGAGGAGTGCAAAAAGAGATTCAGATATCACGGAAGCTCCAAATGGTATTGAACATTCTCACTTCTCCATATACAATTGGGCAGGTGGAGAAGCACCTCTAGTGAGGCCTTCTGCTGTTGGAATCGGTTTAGAAGTCGATGAGAATCCTAGCTATCTGCCTGAGATAAACATATCCGAGAAAATCAAAAAGGAGGTCCCTGTGGTCACTGATAAAACCCCCAAACCAGTACCTAAGACTTTAGCACAAG ATGATGAAGAAATCACTACGAAGACAGGAGGAAAAGTATATGAGGCGAAAGCAACCAAAAAGTCCGGTTCAAATGTTGGCACCAGTAATAATGTAAAGAAATATGACgagaaaaaaattgatttaaacaGTACTGAAGTGAACAAGGGAAGCACTCAGAGATCATCAAAAATTCCCGAAGGAAATGTCAAGAGAAGCGGAGTTAGGGGAAAGGTGAAAAACTTTGTTAAAAAGTTCAATCAAGAAACTAGTTCAAAGCCAAAGAGTAACCTTGGTTCTGGAAGTCAGAGTTTTAGATCCGAGAGAAAAGCTAATTACATAGAAGTTGATAGctcaaatcttggtacatccAATATCGATGCAGTGATGCAATTATCCAACTTAAACGCAATGCTAGATGCTCTCTTTGAG ctggatgaaaatgttgaacAGCCAGAAAAACATCATTCTCCAATGAAGTCCACAGTGTTTACAACTATCAAAACTTCTCTTCTTCAAAATGATACTTCACCAAGTTCTG AGTCGATCCCTGATGATTCAGAAGTTAGAAGTGACAAATTAGACGACCACTTCCAAGCGAAAAACATG GTGCAAGATTTATCTGATAATCAGGTCGAGTTTCAGCCAATTAGCAAGGATCAGGAGGCTAATAAG ACTTTAGATGCTGAAATTCTCAAGTGGTCAACGGGAAAGGAAGGAAACATTCGTTCTTTAATCTCAACTCTACAATAT ATTCTTTGGGCAGAGAGTGGATGGAAGCCGGTGTCTCTGGTGGATATAATTGAGTTAAATGCAGTAAAGAAATCGTATCAGAAAGTTTTACTCTGCCTACACCCTGATAAACTACAGCAGAAGGGAGCTGATCCTCATCAAAGATACATTGCAGAAAAAGTTTTCGATATTTTACAG GTGTTTCTTTTCTTGCTGAGGGATCTGGGATTTTCTTACAATGCATCAAACTATATCT ACTTGTAG
- the LOC108222915 gene encoding J domain-containing protein required for chloroplast accumulation response 1 isoform X2, with translation MKKENSRDNILLSYSARRTVEGRSALPVVSSDDIDFEDVFGGPPRRFSYHETTRYSSDGTMDGIETARSRSLSSGTPVFGERSGVNRRTQQSNKFFDDIFQGVKSRSGSGSAIMGLSEPFGTSLPAQFSLPSATLNKDVDNTTLASTGNFRKKEDTSNGISSSKYSLSRFSSQAEPGHDLTQSNRPRPTSDSVSPRNKESSYVTKSDDVGLKRSAKRDSDITEAPNGIEHSHFSIYNWAGGEAPLVRPSAVGIGLEVDENPSYLPEINISEKIKKEVPVVTDKTPKPVPKTLAQDDEEITTKTGGKVYEAKATKKSGSNVGTSNNVKKYDEKKIDLNSTEVNKGSTQRSSKIPEGNVKRSGVRGKVKNFVKKFNQETSSKPKSNLGSGSQSFRSERKANYIEVDSSNLGTSNIDAVMQLSNLNAMLDALFELDENVEQPEKHHSPMKSTVFTTIKTSLLQNDTSPSSESIPDDSEVRSDKLDDHFQAKNMVQDLSDNQVEFQPISKDQEANKTLDAEILKWSTGKEGNIRSLISTLQYILWAESGWKPVSLVDIIELNAVKKSYQKVLLCLHPDKLQQKGADPHQRYIAEKVFDILQVFLFLLRDLGFSYNASNYI, from the exons ATGAAAAAGGAGAATAGCAGAGACAATATACTGCTGAGCTACTCAGCGCGAAGGACAGTGGAAGGTCGTAGCGCTTTACCAGTTGTAAGCTCAGATGATATTGACTTTGAAGATGTCTTTGGAGGTCCTCCAAGGAGGTTTTCATATCATGAGACAACAAGATACAGTTCAGATGGAACAATGGATGGTATAGAAACTGCGAGGTCTCGTAGTTTGAGTAGCGGAACACCAGTGTTTGGGGAAAGAAGTGGTGTGAACAGGAGGACTCAGCAGAGCAATAAGTTTTTTGATGACATATTCCAGGGTGTCAAATCTAGGTCCGGCTCTGGCTCAGCCATTATGGGGCTGTCTGAGCCGTTTGGGACTTCACTTCCTGCCCAATTCAG CCTTCCTTCTGCAACATTGAACAAAGATGTTGACAACACGACATTAGCATCGACTGGGAATTTTAGAAAGAAAGAAGATACTTCAAATGGAATCAGTTCCTCCAAATATTCTCTATCCAGATTCTCAAGCCAAGCTGAGCCAGGACATGATTTAACACAATCTAATCGTCCAAGACCAACTTCAGATTCTGTATCTCCAAGAAATAAGGAATCATCATATGTGACCAAGTCTGATGATGTAGGCTTAAAGAGGAGTGCAAAAAGAGATTCAGATATCACGGAAGCTCCAAATGGTATTGAACATTCTCACTTCTCCATATACAATTGGGCAGGTGGAGAAGCACCTCTAGTGAGGCCTTCTGCTGTTGGAATCGGTTTAGAAGTCGATGAGAATCCTAGCTATCTGCCTGAGATAAACATATCCGAGAAAATCAAAAAGGAGGTCCCTGTGGTCACTGATAAAACCCCCAAACCAGTACCTAAGACTTTAGCACAAG ATGATGAAGAAATCACTACGAAGACAGGAGGAAAAGTATATGAGGCGAAAGCAACCAAAAAGTCCGGTTCAAATGTTGGCACCAGTAATAATGTAAAGAAATATGACgagaaaaaaattgatttaaacaGTACTGAAGTGAACAAGGGAAGCACTCAGAGATCATCAAAAATTCCCGAAGGAAATGTCAAGAGAAGCGGAGTTAGGGGAAAGGTGAAAAACTTTGTTAAAAAGTTCAATCAAGAAACTAGTTCAAAGCCAAAGAGTAACCTTGGTTCTGGAAGTCAGAGTTTTAGATCCGAGAGAAAAGCTAATTACATAGAAGTTGATAGctcaaatcttggtacatccAATATCGATGCAGTGATGCAATTATCCAACTTAAACGCAATGCTAGATGCTCTCTTTGAG ctggatgaaaatgttgaacAGCCAGAAAAACATCATTCTCCAATGAAGTCCACAGTGTTTACAACTATCAAAACTTCTCTTCTTCAAAATGATACTTCACCAAGTTCTG AGTCGATCCCTGATGATTCAGAAGTTAGAAGTGACAAATTAGACGACCACTTCCAAGCGAAAAACATG GTGCAAGATTTATCTGATAATCAGGTCGAGTTTCAGCCAATTAGCAAGGATCAGGAGGCTAATAAG ACTTTAGATGCTGAAATTCTCAAGTGGTCAACGGGAAAGGAAGGAAACATTCGTTCTTTAATCTCAACTCTACAATAT ATTCTTTGGGCAGAGAGTGGATGGAAGCCGGTGTCTCTGGTGGATATAATTGAGTTAAATGCAGTAAAGAAATCGTATCAGAAAGTTTTACTCTGCCTACACCCTGATAAACTACAGCAGAAGGGAGCTGATCCTCATCAAAGATACATTGCAGAAAAAGTTTTCGATATTTTACAG GTGTTTCTTTTCTTGCTGAGGGATCTGGGATTTTCTTACAATGCATCAAACTATATCT AG
- the LOC108222915 gene encoding J domain-containing protein required for chloroplast accumulation response 1 isoform X3, which translates to MKKENSRDNILLSYSARRTVEGRSALPVVSSDDIDFEDVFGGPPRRFSYHETTRYSSDGTMDGIETARSRSLSSGTPVFGERSGVNRRTQQSNKFFDDIFQGVKSRSGSGSAIMGLSEPFGTSLPAQFSLPSATLNKDVDNTTLASTGNFRKKEDTSNGISSSKYSLSRFSSQAEPGHDLTQSNRPRPTSDSVSPRNKESSYVTKSDDVGLKRSAKRDSDITEAPNGIEHSHFSIYNWAGGEAPLVRPSAVGIGLEVDENPSYLPEINISEKIKKEVPVVTDKTPKPVPKTLAQDDEEITTKTGGKVYEAKATKKSGSNVGTSNNVKKYDEKKIDLNSTEVNKGSTQRSSKIPEGNVKRSGVRGKVKNFVKKFNQETSSKPKSNLGSGSQSFRSERKANYIEVDSSNLGTSNIDAVMQLSNLNAMLDALFELDENVEQPEKHHSPMKSTVFTTIKTSLLQNDTSPSSESIPDDSEVRSDKLDDHFQAKNMVQDLSDNQVEFQPISKDQEANKTLDAEILKWSTGKEGNIRSLISTLQYILWAESGWKPVSLVDIIELNAVKKSYQKVLLCLHPDKLQQKGADPHQRYIAEKVFDILQEAWDHFNSLDPL; encoded by the exons ATGAAAAAGGAGAATAGCAGAGACAATATACTGCTGAGCTACTCAGCGCGAAGGACAGTGGAAGGTCGTAGCGCTTTACCAGTTGTAAGCTCAGATGATATTGACTTTGAAGATGTCTTTGGAGGTCCTCCAAGGAGGTTTTCATATCATGAGACAACAAGATACAGTTCAGATGGAACAATGGATGGTATAGAAACTGCGAGGTCTCGTAGTTTGAGTAGCGGAACACCAGTGTTTGGGGAAAGAAGTGGTGTGAACAGGAGGACTCAGCAGAGCAATAAGTTTTTTGATGACATATTCCAGGGTGTCAAATCTAGGTCCGGCTCTGGCTCAGCCATTATGGGGCTGTCTGAGCCGTTTGGGACTTCACTTCCTGCCCAATTCAG CCTTCCTTCTGCAACATTGAACAAAGATGTTGACAACACGACATTAGCATCGACTGGGAATTTTAGAAAGAAAGAAGATACTTCAAATGGAATCAGTTCCTCCAAATATTCTCTATCCAGATTCTCAAGCCAAGCTGAGCCAGGACATGATTTAACACAATCTAATCGTCCAAGACCAACTTCAGATTCTGTATCTCCAAGAAATAAGGAATCATCATATGTGACCAAGTCTGATGATGTAGGCTTAAAGAGGAGTGCAAAAAGAGATTCAGATATCACGGAAGCTCCAAATGGTATTGAACATTCTCACTTCTCCATATACAATTGGGCAGGTGGAGAAGCACCTCTAGTGAGGCCTTCTGCTGTTGGAATCGGTTTAGAAGTCGATGAGAATCCTAGCTATCTGCCTGAGATAAACATATCCGAGAAAATCAAAAAGGAGGTCCCTGTGGTCACTGATAAAACCCCCAAACCAGTACCTAAGACTTTAGCACAAG ATGATGAAGAAATCACTACGAAGACAGGAGGAAAAGTATATGAGGCGAAAGCAACCAAAAAGTCCGGTTCAAATGTTGGCACCAGTAATAATGTAAAGAAATATGACgagaaaaaaattgatttaaacaGTACTGAAGTGAACAAGGGAAGCACTCAGAGATCATCAAAAATTCCCGAAGGAAATGTCAAGAGAAGCGGAGTTAGGGGAAAGGTGAAAAACTTTGTTAAAAAGTTCAATCAAGAAACTAGTTCAAAGCCAAAGAGTAACCTTGGTTCTGGAAGTCAGAGTTTTAGATCCGAGAGAAAAGCTAATTACATAGAAGTTGATAGctcaaatcttggtacatccAATATCGATGCAGTGATGCAATTATCCAACTTAAACGCAATGCTAGATGCTCTCTTTGAG ctggatgaaaatgttgaacAGCCAGAAAAACATCATTCTCCAATGAAGTCCACAGTGTTTACAACTATCAAAACTTCTCTTCTTCAAAATGATACTTCACCAAGTTCTG AGTCGATCCCTGATGATTCAGAAGTTAGAAGTGACAAATTAGACGACCACTTCCAAGCGAAAAACATG GTGCAAGATTTATCTGATAATCAGGTCGAGTTTCAGCCAATTAGCAAGGATCAGGAGGCTAATAAG ACTTTAGATGCTGAAATTCTCAAGTGGTCAACGGGAAAGGAAGGAAACATTCGTTCTTTAATCTCAACTCTACAATAT ATTCTTTGGGCAGAGAGTGGATGGAAGCCGGTGTCTCTGGTGGATATAATTGAGTTAAATGCAGTAAAGAAATCGTATCAGAAAGTTTTACTCTGCCTACACCCTGATAAACTACAGCAGAAGGGAGCTGATCCTCATCAAAGATACATTGCAGAAAAAGTTTTCGATATTTTACAG GAGGCATGGGATCACTTCAACTCACTTGATCCACTGTGA
- the LOC108223691 gene encoding probable protein phosphatase 2C 55: protein MPSTHLSTLRSAIRQGIKSSSTGAKVSIQDSVEVGVSLGKIIGNSRLLHSLSDSCFSKLNVLLEPGTTVNAQSNLHIVNRRKNISVVGAVPRTFSTPSVSGPSFEVCGYHLDHLFIESGHSSSNIHTQKTPMAISISRALVGDCSVPNVTSKHGHSLRQTSKGSSAYRNLSFDNCRKACMKLSNNEQPNNNSSLYGFFSYHVVKSSGNSYPALGFGLRSFHISAPASFSAGTAPDVSFENPVREEQVANAADSSEQKIIADRSLKLNSGSCYLPHPDKEETGGEDAHFICSDEQAIGVADGVGGWADLGVNAGLYARELMSNSVAAIQDEPKGSIDPSRVLEKAYSSTKARGSSTACIIALTEQGIHAINLGDSGFMVVRDGCTIFRSTAQQHDFNFTYQLENGSDGDLPSSGEVITVPVAAGDVIIAGTDGLFDNLYNNDITAVVVHAVRAGFGPQVTAQKIAALARQRAQDKNRQTPFSSAAQEAGFRYYGGKLDDITVVVSYITNADAK, encoded by the exons ATGCCATCTACTCATCTTTCTACACTGAGGAGTGCCATCAGGCAGGGAATAAAAAGTTCATCTACCGGAGCAAAAGTTAGCATCCAGGATTCTGTGGAAGTTGGTGTTAGCCTAGGCAAAATAATTGGCAACTCCAGGCTGTTGCATTCTCTATCAGACTCATGTTTTTCTAAACTGAATGTGCTTTTAGAACCTGGTACTACTGTTAATGCTCAATCAAATTTACATATAGTGAACCgaagaaaaaatatttcagttGTTGGAGCTGTCCCTCGTACATTTTCTACTCCATCAGTTTCTGGGCCATCCTTTGAAGTCTGTGGGTATCACTTAGATCACCTATTTATTGAGTCCGGTCATTCATCGTCCAACATTCACACTCAGAAAACACCTATGGCCATCAGTATTTCCAGAGCTTTGGTCGGTGACTGTTCAGTACCTAATGTAACATCTAAGCATGGGCATTCACTACGGCAAACAAGTAAAGGCAGTTCTGCTTACAGGAATCTAAGTTTTGACAATTGCAGAAAAGCCTGCATGAAATTGAGCAATAATGAGCAACCTAATAATAATAGTTCTCTATACGGATTCTTCTCATATCATGTGGTGAAGAGCAGTGGAAATTCCTATCCAGCATTGGGGTTTGGCCTGAGAAGTTTCCACATCTCGGCACCTGCTTCGTTCTCTGCAGGGACTGCTCCAGATGTGTCCTTTGAGAACCCTGTTAGAGAGGAACAGGTTGCTAATGCTGCTGATTCTTCAGAACA GAAAATCATAGCAGACAGATCTTTGAAACTAAATTCAGGATCATGTTATCTCCCCCATCCCGATAAAGAAGAAACTGGTGGGGAGGATGCTCACTTTATCTGCTCAGATGAACAAGCCATTGGCGTGGCGGATGGCGTTGGTGGCTGGGCTGATCTTGGTGTTAATGCAGGGCTTTATGCACGAGAACTTATGTCAAATTCGGTAGCTGCAATTCAGGATGAACCTAAGGGTTCTATTGACCCATCTCGGGTGCTGGAGAAAGCATACTCAAGCACCAAAGCCAGAGGGTCTTCAACTGCTTGCATCATTGCTCTCACAGAACAG GGTATCCATGCTATTAACTTAGGTGATAGTGGGTTTATGGTGGTAAGAGATGGATGCACCATTTTTCGGTCCACTGCGCAACAGCATGATTTTAATTTCACATATCAGCTGGAGAATGGTAGTGATGGTGATTTGCCTAGCTCTGGTGAG GTGATTACAGTCCCTGTAGCTGCCGGGGATGTAATAATTGCTGGGACAGATGGGCTATTTGATAACTTGTACAACAATGATATTACTGCTGTGGTAGTTCATGCTGTCAGAGCTGGTTTTGGCCCTCAAGTAACAGCTCAGAAGATAGCTGCCTTGGCACGCCAAAGGGCACAGGATAAAAATCGACAGACACCATTTTCCTCTGCAGCCCAAGAAGCCGGATTTCGCTACTATGGCGGAAAGCTTGATGACATTACTGTCGTTGTTTCATACATAACCAATGCTGATGCCAAGTAA
- the LOC135152628 gene encoding cytochrome P450 734A1-like isoform X2 codes for MKMTIEAESKSIPFNQDILHRIAPHYYQWSAKYGKTFLFWFGMKPRLAVADPEMVKMILPNSSSDTFDKIGFNPLAGVLIGQGLNGLVGEKWTLHRKIASPAFNMERVKAWVPEMVASVVKMMEKWEEQSRGKDHCELEMQNEFHDLIAEILSKTAFSSSFEEGKHIFQLQEQQVGLALLALRSVYFPGFRFLPTKTNRLRWSLEKQTRDSIRKIIRTNEKTRDNSKNLLNQLMSANMNELGQVLEVEEVIDECKTFYFAGKETTANVLTWAVLLLALHQDWQSKAREEVLRVCKDNEFPSAENLGHLKIVGWILDETLRLYPPIANMTRKTTKKVVVGGLNIPAGTEFYLAVAAIHHDEEIWGADAKEFNPSRFSGTCSRHLASYMPFGLGSRICIGQNLAVVEAKIILATILKKFAFVVSPSYVHAPVMSFTVQPQYGAHVLVQKILNED; via the exons ATGAAGATGACAATTGAAGCTGAATCAAAGTCCATTCCTTTCAACCAGGATATACTTCATAGGATTGCGCCACACTATTATCAGTGGTCAGCCAAGTATGGCAAGACGTTCTTGTTCTGGTTCGGGATGAAGCCAAGGCTGGCTGTGGCGGATCCTGAGATGGTTAAAATGATTCTGCCAAATAGTTCAAGCGACACATTTGATAAGATTGGCTTCAATCCTCTGGCTGGAGTGCTCATTGGGCAGGGACTTAACGGCTTGGTGGGGGAGAAATGGACTCTACATCGGAAGATTGCAAGCCCGGCCTTTAACATGGAGAGAGTGAAG GCCTGGGTACCCGAAATGGTAGCTAGTGTCGTAAAGATGATGGAAAAGTGGGAAGAACAAAGCAGAGGAAAGGATCACTGTGAGCTCGAAATGCAAAACGAGTTTCATGACTTGATTGCAGAGATCCTATCAAAAACAGCTTTCAGCAGTAGTTTTGAAGAAGGGAAACACATTTTTCAATTGCAAGAACAGCAAGTTGGCCTTGCATTGCTAGCTTTGCGAAGTGTTTACTTTCCTGGATTTAG ATTTTTACCTACTAAGACGAATAGATTGAGATGGAGTCTAGAGAAGCAAACTCGGGACTCAATTAGGAAGATCATCAGGACAAATGAAAAAACAAGAGATAACTCAAAGAATCTACTGAACCAACTAATGTCAGCTAACATGAACGAGCTTGGTCAGGTATTGGAGGTGGAAGAGGTCATAGACGAATGCAAGACATTCTATTTTGCAGGAAAGGAAACAACTGCTAATGTTTTGACCTGGGCAGTTTTACTCCTTGCATTGCATCAAGATTGGCAAAGCAAGGCTCGCGAGGAAGTTCTTAGGGTATGCAAAGACAATGAGTTTCCATCTGCAGAAAATTTGGGCCACTTAAAAATT GTTGGCTGGATACTAGACGAGACGCTGAGACTATACCCTCCAATAGCCAATATGACTCGAAAGACAACCAAGAAAGTTGTGGTTGGCGGCCTAAACATTCCAGCAGGAACAGAGTTTTATTTAGCAGTAGCTGCCATCCATCACGACGAAGAGATATGGGGAGCAGATGCCAAGGAGTTCAATCCGTCCAGGTTTAGCGGAACTTGCAGCAGACATTTGGCTTCCTACATGCCATTTGGCTTAGGTTCCAGGATCTGCATAGGCCAGAACTTGGCAGTGGTGGAAGCAAAAATAATCCTGGCTACAATCCTCAAGAAGTTTGCTTTCGTCGTCTCGCCTTCGTATGTTCATGCTCCAGTCATGTCTTTCACTGTGCAGCCTCAGTATGGTGCTCATGTTCTTGTTCAGAAGATCTTGAATGAAGATTAG
- the LOC135152628 gene encoding cytochrome P450 734A1-like isoform X1, translating into MSILILMITLIFLGVFLKFLHLVLWVPWRIQQHFKKQGIEGPGYCPIFGNSREIMKMTIEAESKSIPFNQDILHRIAPHYYQWSAKYGKTFLFWFGMKPRLAVADPEMVKMILPNSSSDTFDKIGFNPLAGVLIGQGLNGLVGEKWTLHRKIASPAFNMERVKAWVPEMVASVVKMMEKWEEQSRGKDHCELEMQNEFHDLIAEILSKTAFSSSFEEGKHIFQLQEQQVGLALLALRSVYFPGFRFLPTKTNRLRWSLEKQTRDSIRKIIRTNEKTRDNSKNLLNQLMSANMNELGQVLEVEEVIDECKTFYFAGKETTANVLTWAVLLLALHQDWQSKAREEVLRVCKDNEFPSAENLGHLKIVGWILDETLRLYPPIANMTRKTTKKVVVGGLNIPAGTEFYLAVAAIHHDEEIWGADAKEFNPSRFSGTCSRHLASYMPFGLGSRICIGQNLAVVEAKIILATILKKFAFVVSPSYVHAPVMSFTVQPQYGAHVLVQKILNED; encoded by the exons ATGTCTATTCTGATTCTTATGATTACATTGATATTTCTAGGCGTGTTCCTGAAATTCTTGCATTTAGTCCTCTGGGTTCCATGGAGAATTCAACAGCACTTCAAGAAACAAGGCATAGAAGGCCCTGGCTACTGTCCCATCTTTGGGAACTCGAGAGAGATCATGAAGATGACAATTGAAGCTGAATCAAAGTCCATTCCTTTCAACCAGGATATACTTCATAGGATTGCGCCACACTATTATCAGTGGTCAGCCAAGTATGGCAAGACGTTCTTGTTCTGGTTCGGGATGAAGCCAAGGCTGGCTGTGGCGGATCCTGAGATGGTTAAAATGATTCTGCCAAATAGTTCAAGCGACACATTTGATAAGATTGGCTTCAATCCTCTGGCTGGAGTGCTCATTGGGCAGGGACTTAACGGCTTGGTGGGGGAGAAATGGACTCTACATCGGAAGATTGCAAGCCCGGCCTTTAACATGGAGAGAGTGAAG GCCTGGGTACCCGAAATGGTAGCTAGTGTCGTAAAGATGATGGAAAAGTGGGAAGAACAAAGCAGAGGAAAGGATCACTGTGAGCTCGAAATGCAAAACGAGTTTCATGACTTGATTGCAGAGATCCTATCAAAAACAGCTTTCAGCAGTAGTTTTGAAGAAGGGAAACACATTTTTCAATTGCAAGAACAGCAAGTTGGCCTTGCATTGCTAGCTTTGCGAAGTGTTTACTTTCCTGGATTTAG ATTTTTACCTACTAAGACGAATAGATTGAGATGGAGTCTAGAGAAGCAAACTCGGGACTCAATTAGGAAGATCATCAGGACAAATGAAAAAACAAGAGATAACTCAAAGAATCTACTGAACCAACTAATGTCAGCTAACATGAACGAGCTTGGTCAGGTATTGGAGGTGGAAGAGGTCATAGACGAATGCAAGACATTCTATTTTGCAGGAAAGGAAACAACTGCTAATGTTTTGACCTGGGCAGTTTTACTCCTTGCATTGCATCAAGATTGGCAAAGCAAGGCTCGCGAGGAAGTTCTTAGGGTATGCAAAGACAATGAGTTTCCATCTGCAGAAAATTTGGGCCACTTAAAAATT GTTGGCTGGATACTAGACGAGACGCTGAGACTATACCCTCCAATAGCCAATATGACTCGAAAGACAACCAAGAAAGTTGTGGTTGGCGGCCTAAACATTCCAGCAGGAACAGAGTTTTATTTAGCAGTAGCTGCCATCCATCACGACGAAGAGATATGGGGAGCAGATGCCAAGGAGTTCAATCCGTCCAGGTTTAGCGGAACTTGCAGCAGACATTTGGCTTCCTACATGCCATTTGGCTTAGGTTCCAGGATCTGCATAGGCCAGAACTTGGCAGTGGTGGAAGCAAAAATAATCCTGGCTACAATCCTCAAGAAGTTTGCTTTCGTCGTCTCGCCTTCGTATGTTCATGCTCCAGTCATGTCTTTCACTGTGCAGCCTCAGTATGGTGCTCATGTTCTTGTTCAGAAGATCTTGAATGAAGATTAG